One region of Desmodus rotundus isolate HL8 chromosome 11, HLdesRot8A.1, whole genome shotgun sequence genomic DNA includes:
- the VEGFA gene encoding vascular endothelial growth factor A, long form, with amino-acid sequence MLVTEQSRATAPPRGVSEAGSGGWGGARPFFWGRLVAVRSAEAWGSQAAGRPQRRGRVEPAAAALGRKTRRRGRGTRGVTSQGVSALEYDLHLSRVYPLFFFNILKNRILFRFNLFLLPIPRLNRADRLGRLLLYSPDHSGFWTQQREERGSKSSGEKSRKRERETVSESARGRASDERDRGKVSDLLLGVTARARREPSLSGSRIRPAALTDRQTDTAPRPSTHLLRGQQPTVDAAASRGQEPEAALGGEVEGVGARGVALKLLVQLLGCFRSGGAVVRTGAAEPSGTGRSTNAGREEPQSEEGEEEEEKEEERGPRWRLGSRKPGSWTGEAAVCADSAPAARAPQALARASDRGGRGARPGDEESGPPRSPSRRGSSSRTGPGRASETMNFLLSWVHWSLALLLYLHHAKWSQAAPTAEGEQKAHQVVKFMDVYQRSYCRPIETLVDIFQEYPDEIEYIFKPSCVPLMRCGGCCNDEALECVPTEEFNVTMQIMRIRIHKVQHIGEMSFLQHSKCECRPKKDRARQEKKSVRGKGKGQKRKRKKSRYKSWNFPCGPCSERRKHLFVQDPQTCKCSCKNTDSRCKARQLELNERTCRCDKPRR; translated from the exons GGCTACGGCTCCGCCTCGGGGCGTGTCGGAGGCGGGGTCAGGCGGGTGGGGAGGAGCCAGACCTTTTTTTTGGGGGCGGCTGGTAGCGGTGAGGAGCGCAGAGGCTTGGGGCAGCCAGGCTGCGGGGAGGCCGCAGCGCCGGGGGCGAGTAGAGCCGGCAGCAGCGGCGCTTGGTCGGAAGACGCGGCGGCGAGGCAGAGGAACCCGCGGAGTCACCAGTCAGGGGGTCTCCGCACTGGAATATGATCTTCATTTATCCAGGGTttaccctctttttttcttcaacattttaaaaaaccgtATTCTTTTccgttttaatttatttttgcttcccaTTCCCCGCTTAAATCGGGCCGACCGTTTGGGGAGATTGCTTCTGTACTCCCCCGATCACTCCGGATTTTGGacccagcagagagaagaaagaggtagCAAGAGCTCCGGAGAGAAGtcgaggaagagagagagagagaccgtgTCAGAGAGCGCGCGCGGGAGAGCGAGCGACGAGAGGGACAGGGGTAAAGTGAGTGACCTGCTTTTGGGGGTGACCGCCAGAGCGCGGCGTGAGCCCTCTCTCTCAGGATCCCGCATCAGACCAGCAGCGCTGaccgacagacagacagacaccgccccccgccccagcacccACCTCCTCCGCGGCCAGCAGCCGACGGTGGACGCGGCGGCGAGCCGCGGGCAGGAGCCGGAGGCCGCGCTCGGAGGCGAGGTGGAGGGGGTCGGGGCTCGCGGCGTTGCACTGAAACTTTTGGTCCAACTTCTGGGCTGTTTTCGCTCCGGAGGAGCCGTGGTCCGCACCGGGGCAGCCGAGCCGAGCGGAACCGGGAGAAGTACTAACGCGGGCCGGGAGGAGCCCCAGTccgaggagggggaggaggaagaagagaaggaagaggagagggggccGCGGTGGCGACTAGGCTCTCGGAAGCCGGGCTCATGGACGGGTGAGGCGGCTGTGTGCGCAGACAGTGCTCCAGCCGCGCGCgcgccccaggccctggcccggGCCTCGGATCGGGGAGGAAGAGGAGCTCGCCCAGGCGACGAAGAGAGCGGGCCGCCCCGCAGCCCGAGCCGGAGAGGGAGCTCCAGCCGCACCGGCCCCGGCCGGGCCTCCGAAACCATGAACTTTCTGCTCTCTTGGGTGCATTGGAGCCTTGCCTTGCTGCTCTACCTCCATCATGCCAAG TGGTCCCAGGCTGCGCCCACGGCAGAAGGAGAGCAGAAAGCCCACCAAG TGGTGAAGTTCATGGATGTCTACCAGCGCAGCTACTGCCGTCCGATCGAGACTCTGGTGGACATCTTCCAGGAGTACCCCGATGAGATCGAGTACATCTTCAAGCCGTCCTGTGTGCCCCTGATGCGGTGCGGGGGCTGCTGCAACGATGAGGCCCTGGAATGTGTGCCCACGGAGGAGTTCAACGTCACCATGCAG ATCATGCGGATCAGAATTCACAAAGTCCAGCACATAGGAGAGATGAGCTTCCTCCAGCACAGCAAATGTGAATGCAG ACCAAAGAAAGACAGAGCAAGGCAAGAAAA aaaatcagttcgaggaaagggaaaggggcaaAAAAGAAAGCGCAAGAAATCCCGGTATAAATCCTGGAACTT TCCCTGTGGGCCTTGCTCAGAGCGGAGAAAGCATTTGTTTGTACAAGATCCGCAGACGTGTAAATGTTCCTGCAAAAACACAGACTCACGTTGCAAGGCGAGGCAGCTTGAGTTAAACGAACGTACTTGCAG ATGTGACAAGCCGAGGCGGTGA